The genomic DNA cggaaacagaagctggacatggccccgtgttgggtgaacacggccccgtgttcagggtctgtatctgggcgttttaattaaatttactggtcaagttgagcacgggggcgtgttcagtgagcacggccccgtgttcagactctgtatctgggtatctaactaaaaatatgcagcacgggggcgtgttcagtgagcacggccccgtgttcaggctactgtaaatgcaaaactaaactaaaatgcagaaaaaattgcgcgcgttttaaaaaggttttgaaaaattgattaggccgtcgattttaagctttcttaaaatccttgtgtccccggcaacggcgccaaaaacttgatgtgcgtgaagtgtgttatatttttgatgagtatttaagcccctttttacacttttagccaagttttaaatttataaaacacgatatttactaacactaaacacacatatgggcaagtgcacccatcgtggacgtagtatagtattggtaagataccgaggtcgtccaaggacacaagagcttttaataccggtttatcctcaacgtctaatcaaatcaaaaagttagaaaaatgttttaaactaagaaaaataaaaactaactaaatgctgaaaataaaaataaaataaaaacagatagacaagatgaatcacttggatccgacacgtgtattagtataacctttgattattttcgcacttttgcacttgtttaagagattatcttagttattgtagtaggcccctcttttgaaggcgacgttaccctcaacctagtagtttgagtcagcaaggatacaatcctaaagggtcggattattgaaagataatgaattaagttattaatgcaaattgtggtaggccccgcttttggcggtgacgttaccctcggctaagtagtctgagtcagcagggatacagtcctaaatagccgggttatagtattaatagtagttaacttatgagggggtcaaagagtttggatccccgccatccaatacctatgggtattgaaggagatcttactaaatttgacccaggtcccaagcaggacctctaaacgctgaacaagggcaagacccttaccaaaccgttcccttaacccccgaccaggtagccaacatacctccatatagaccgtggagatatgaatggtgaaaatcttttattttatatagacagtaaaagaatgccaagacaccacggacaaacgataaggaaagatcaccttcaacataagtaactagttattaaagtcattaatacaaaaccaaataaaaagtgcaaaagattaaaaataaaaagtattatactaaacacttgtcttcaccaagtgatgtaagagacttaggcaaacatggccttgattgtcaagaactcttacgatcaatcttggatcccgagacgactcacacactctacgatggacaatggatgatggtggtggatgatggtgttatggtggtggtgggtggtggatgaagtgtgagagaggtggtgtgccaagggatgagttgaaatgaagccaagcactcctatttataggctgaacagaagcctgggcacagccccgtgtccgctggacacggccccgtgcccgtctgacactctctctcttcattaattgtaattcgcaattacaataaatgcacctgcagcactctgaccacgcccccgtgtccgctgggcacggccccgtggtgggcagtagaagcttctatcacttttgtcttttctgccagggctgaccatcctggacacgcccccgtgctcgctgagcacggccccgtgttgagctggacacgccccgtgtccgctggacacagccccgtgttcagctgggcacagccccatgctcagctgggcacagccccatgctcagctttcttcttgtttttgctttgggagatgctgtcgaggagtccggcatgccacgtttcttccttttctttgtatttatgttggatttggctgcatttttgcttcttttgttcatttaagctcttttaaccctgaaaatacaaaaggaagacaaaagcacactttttctaacattagtacttaaaaagggttagttttatgtctcatttgatgtaatttatatgttgcattttacacacatcataaaccaattagggttttagttttaaaGAGTTTAATcacaaaaaagaaaagataaaaaaatttAATAAATTTATATAGTTTTGAAATGAGAAACCATAAATAAATGATTTTATTTTGTAACATTAGTATAGCAATGATTTAATTAGTTATAGTTATAATACACTCAGATAACTAGCAAATACTAAcaatataaaaataaaagttatattttaaggATTGTTAAATTTATATACTGCACATGAAATTTCCTAGAAGTTGATCTTGATCAGGTCCGAACCATATTCGGCATGGTTCTATGTCCATACTCAACCTTGACAACTTCTAGTGTATGATAGATATTTCAATCCATGACTAAATAAATGTTTTGATCTATGACTAGATCTTTAAGTTTTGTGACTACCTACCACCACACCTAGCACCTTTGAATTATAATAAACTTTAATAAAACACATGATCACATGTATCATAAGTTAAGTATTGTTTAAAATACAGCTTAAAAAAATATCAACATGAATCATTTAATCGTAAAAATGATCATAATATACATAATAAGAATGTCTTAAAATTTCGTATGAAAACATTATTGGTTACTGATAATCATAATGCCCATTTAGACATTATTATCCTCTCGTGTAACACCGACACCGACACCGACACCTCATTTGAAGATTCATTCTTTTGTTACATCATTAACATTTTCTAGTGCATACCCCCACTCAACATAATTacgtaaaatatatatatttttaattgcataatatttatatattataatcaatattatattgtttttataaCATTCGGTATTTCATAACAAGATATATTGTTCGTTTTGCTCATTATGAGCTCACATATTATAATCAAGAGTTAACTTTTATTTCGTTCATGTGATTTGGTGGAAAATGTCACTTCACTCCAAAAAAAAATCTGCGTCAGTTTCGTCCTCAAAATTTTAAAACGTGTCATTTAAGTCAAAAAAGATAACGCCTTGCGCCAGTTCCATCCTCAAAGTTTTTAACGACGCGtatctttttggactgaagtggcacgTTTCAAAAATGTTGAGTACGGAACGGGCGCAATTTTTTTTGACTGAAGTGGAATTTTTCAACAAACCACAGGTACGAAAATGACAGCTAGCTCTATAATCAATATAATATTGTTATTATGATATTCGGTATCTCATACCAAGCAATATTGTTCGTTTTGCTCATTATGAGCTTGCATATTTGTTACCTGTTGCCCAAGTGTAACCTTCCCATGAAGTCACCCATTATATGATTGCTCCCACCAAACATGCCTAACCATGAAATTTTCCTGTCATTCACAGCCGTTGAACCTAAAACGGGCTAACAATATTTAAGACGGTACATTCCTTATAACCTAATATCTCTCATGCAAACATAACAACACCATAGAATGGCGACCTCCTTAGAAATTTTCACTCGCAAGTCGCAACGAAAAACACATTCGTAAACTTAAGGTAGACAAAACAAACAATATTAACTCGTATGAAAAAACAGACATTACAGTTCTTCCGTTATTTGTTTCATTTAAATAACACATAATTCAACAATGCTTAACAGATCTACACAATATTTTTGACCactcaaacatcttttacaccaACAACTAACAAGTAAAAGATTAATTAGAAAGATAGTAAAAGATTTGGGctaaaaagaaaacaaattatGTACAACTTACATTTCTAAATTCTAACTAACCCAAAAATCAAATagaaataattcaataaaaatTCCAGCTCAGATTATTTGTAACTTTGGATTTTAGCCAAATCTTATCAGTGTGTGGGAATATACCGTACGCATATATTGgcgcatatatatatatgtatcgaAATATATAGATACATACAGCAACCCTCTGTTCAGATCAAACATCTCAGaagcttcttcttcttcttcataggGGAATTAGGGCTCATTTTGATCTCTTTCCGCAAGGTAATCCAATTCATCTCATGAGGATTGTTAAATCTTAATTTCATTTATATTGTAAAAAGTGtcggtttgtttgtttgttttgtatgcGAATTTAACAATGTAGGTTTAATTGATTCAAATTAGGTCTAGAAGTTGTAGATCTTTGTTTCTAATTGCTGATTTCAATGCTTTTGAGTTATTGTTATGTTAAATTAGTAAGTTTTTGGGTTAATTTAGCAACAGATCTGGTGATCTGGTGGTTGTTATGAATCACATTAAGATCAGGTCTTGAAAAGATCAGAGATAACAAAATAAAGTCTTGTATGTCACACGGAGTCGTCTTTCGAGGCCCCGTGTGGCGTCCCGGTCTTGATAAGGGTCACTGGTTTCGTCCTGCCTTGGACTTATCAGGAGAGCGGCAATAACTATTGACTAGTGGTGCGTTTGTCGGattcatagttgttaatggcgaatagcgacaagatacctataggggtgtaaacaagcccagaggctcgagagctactcgttatcggctcggttaaaagctcgaacgagcccgagctcgagcttgtaatagagctcgtttagttatcgagcccgagctcgagcctgaaatacaaagcttatttaggctcgcgagcctaacgAGCCCAAACgaatttttactttttttatatataataattatgatGACATTGGCGAGCCGAGCTTTGACCCATTTAAGCGATATTGaagcgagctcgagccgagcttttagcttgtttaaggttgttctcaaaatatcttgagccgagctcgagctttgggtttaactcacgagccgagctcgagctcaaatgaGTAGGCTCGGGGTCGGCccagctcgtttacacccctagatacctatatgctacatagcaaaTGGCGATAAATAGCTGGCAATATTTTATAAAGAGCCATACActataaaaaaaaatgtaaaaaaatttatacgtaaattatatcaaaataccctggtatagacgttattttacatgtatatttaacaaaaacctaaaattcaactattttatagctatatttaagcgttatttatatttaaaaaaaaaaactgaaatccTGCTATTTATGGCTACATACCCTGTAGTGGCGACATTCGACCTATATGCTACGCTATTTGCTATAGCGACCATATCGACCGCTATTGACAGCTATGGTTGGATAGACCTGACTAGGCATGTACACTTTACAATCCACTAAGGCCATCCCTGATGAACTCCCGGACTAGCCAGTGAACCCAAGCGTTCAAGTACAAACCCTAGTATAACGACTTTCGAACATTTGGCCCGTGACATGATGCTGCCTTTAGGGTGCTGTACTGATAACAAATTTGCGAAACTCAAAACCCCCTTAAAATCTACCTATTGCCCACTATGTGAGACTCGAACCCGCACAACTTTTGTATACATCTTTCTGTTGCATTCTTTCTTTTAGCTTCTGATTAATCTTGTTTTGCAGCAAAAGCTTTTACCAAAATGAAGGCACTCATTCTTGTTGGAGGATTTGGAACTCGCTTGAGACCGTTAACTCTCAGTGTTCCAAAACCACTTGTCGATTTTGGCAACAAACCCATGATCCTTCACCAGGTACATACATATTCATATGCACcctcttcaaaaaaaaaaaaaaaaaaaaaaaaaaaaaaactaagctTATATCAAAGAAAATTACGGAATTAGTCTTTTATGTGTATGATGATCTACGGATCTGTTTCAGATTGAGGCTTTGAAGGCTATAGGGGTTACGGAAGTGGTTCTTGCTATCAATTATCAGCCAGAGGTAAAGTTTGAAGCTTTTATTCTTTTCTTTTGAATATAATATAATTAGGTTGTTTTCCGTGTGACACATGggtgtagggctgtaaacgaaccaaacgttcggcgaatagttcatgaaccgttcggcgggaagttcgtttgtgttcgttctttattaaacaaacgaacacaaacaagaaatttcgttcgtttagttaaatgaacaaacatgaacagatgtcgtgttcgttcgtttatgttcgtgaacgttcggtaacgtgtttgtttgtgttcgatagttcattagtgtttttagtttttatatctatttaaatacttcaaaattccgacaaattaaatatctaataagtgtccgtgtattatatattctgtttatgaacgattgtttgtgtccgtttgtttccatttgtgttcatgaacattagtttgtgctcatttgtgttcgtcaatgttcgtttttgttcgttgcctaaaattaacaaacaaacacaaacaaacacgaacaatttaatttccttaacaaacgaacaggaacataaaatctcgtttgataagtgttcgtgaacggttcgcaaACGCATATATTTCTAAACAAACGAAcgcgaacaaggtcttgttcgtgttcgttcggtttgtttacagcCCTACATGGGTGTAACAAATAAAACCTGTATAAACTTTAAAGCTATACGTAACTGAGATTACACATAAATATAAATAACTGAGATACATAATTCATTTGTTAATTTAAAGTAAATTTTATGATCTATTGTTTATGCAGGTCATGCTCAACTTTTTAAAGGATTTTGAGACCAAGCTCGGCATAAAAATCACATGTTCACAAGAGACCGAGCCGCTTGGAACCGCGGGGCCCCTGGCGTTGGCTAGAGACAAGCTGATAGACGATTCCGGAGAACCGTTTTTCGTTCTCAACAGTGATGTCATCAGTGAATATCCACTGAAACAGATGATCGCATTCCACAAGTCCCATGGTGGTGAAGCGTCTATAATGGTCACCAAGGTAAGATTCGAGTTAATTTTGTAACAGTTCTAGATAGGGTGGGGGGGTGAGCAGAAAataaaaaaccgaaccgaaaccgaAAGGACCGAACCGTACAAAAAACGAACTGATTTACGGTTCGGTTACGGTTTTGCGTTTTATGAAAAGcggaaaaaaccgaaccgaataacctaaattttttttttaatgtttgttatATATTGATTTAGGAATTATCTGTTTTATTCTTGAatattaaatatttataataaaaaattaaCATGGTTATTTATCTTTGAAATGATTTATCCTTTGcctacaagaaataacaaaatttaacgtaaaaagtaaatgattttttaaagtattataaaagaaaatgtcttaataaaaactttgaagaaacataaaaatatattagaagttaggtttatgtgaacgatattaattaaaaagttaaacataataacttaaatgtaaacatccaagaaagattattaaatctttgattataatttttatttttgaatcttaCGTAATTTGTTCTAAAAACTGAACAAAccaaaaaaccgaaccgaaccgttgcTAAAACCGAAAAAACGAAACCGAACGATGTTCAGTAAccaaaaaccgaaccaaaccgtgcacacccctagttCTAGATATCATTCATGTGAATTTCATTGATTTTGATGGTTTTGGATGGGATTAAACGCGTAGGTGGATGAACCTTCAAAATACGGTGTGGTGGTTATGGAAGAATCAACAGGGCAAGTCGAAAAATTCGTTGAAAAACCGAAAGTGTTTGTGGGTAACAAGATTAACGCCGGGATTTATCTACTGAACCCGTCCGTTCTTGACCGAATCGAACTTAAACCCACTTCAATCGAGAAAGAAACCTTCCCAAAAATCGCATCCGAGAAGTTACTATACGCAATGGTTCTACCGGGATTCTGGATGGACATCGGACAACCAAAGGATTACATCACCGGCTTAAGGCTCTATCTAGACTCGTTAAGAAGGAACGACCCGTCAAAACTGGCTACCGGATCACACATTGTGGGTAACGTTCTGGTTCATGAGAGTGCGAAGATCGGTGAAGGATGTTTGATTGGGCCGGATGTTGCGATTGGGCCAGGCTGCGTTGTGGATTCGGGTGTAAGGTTGTCGAGGTGTACTGTGATGCGTGGGGTTCGGATCAAGAAACACGCGTGCATATCGAGTAGTATTATTGGTTGGCACTCGACAGTTGGGCAATGGGCCCGGGTTGAGAACATGACGATTCTTGGAGAAGATGTGCACGTGTGTGACGAGGTGTATAGTAACGGGGGTGTGGTTCTGCCGCATAAGGAGATCAAAGCGAGCATCTTGAAGCCGGAGATAGTGATGTGAAGATTGTGTTGATATATACATACATAGTTGATGTTTGAAAGAGGTTTAGTTTCTATAATGTGTTTTATTTATGTTTCTTTGAGGTGGGTGTTCTTTCTTTCTATGTTgtgttattatttttattattattatcattatttttaTTAGCATTGTTTTGAAAGGTTTAGAAGTCTCAAAGACCTCTAGATATTAGAAGATGCAAACAATTAAGTGTTAAAAGGGTTTGTACttgttttttctttgtttttcatCATTTTAATGGTTAATAACATGCattattttagagtaaaatgtcatttcgGCCATGATGTTTGGCcgcttttgtgactttcgtccaaaagtttgtttttcgTATCTGGGTcgaaaaggtttgaaatcttgacATTTCAAtccaactcgttaactccatccatttttctccgttaaacgaggggtatttccgtcttttttgacATTTTTATCGAAACACAAAAACACTGTGAGAAATAAAGATCCACCTCTGTTGACTTTTTCACCACCCAAACCCTATAatcatcaaaaaaaaaatgtctaaaaagacgaaaatgccccttacttaacagagaaaaatggatggagtttgCGAGTTGGATggaaatgacaagatttcaaaccttttggagtCAGAtgcaaaaaaacaaacctttggacgaaattCACATTATTAGCGGTTTACAGCTTATTTGTCGTTCTTAAATGAACACTAGATAAATACGAATATACAGTAAATAAAGAAGGTTTTACGGTTTACACTCAACGAAATGATATTTACAGTCCTGGTAATTTGCACATACAAAATCAAATGGTGGCCAACAACCAAAACATGACATAGGACGAAACAGCAAGAAGAAACCATGCGACGAAAGC from Helianthus annuus cultivar XRQ/B chromosome 7, HanXRQr2.0-SUNRISE, whole genome shotgun sequence includes the following:
- the LOC110868868 gene encoding mannose-1-phosphate guanylyltransferase 1, translating into MKALILVGGFGTRLRPLTLSVPKPLVDFGNKPMILHQIEALKAIGVTEVVLAINYQPEVMLNFLKDFETKLGIKITCSQETEPLGTAGPLALARDKLIDDSGEPFFVLNSDVISEYPLKQMIAFHKSHGGEASIMVTKVDEPSKYGVVVMEESTGQVEKFVEKPKVFVGNKINAGIYLLNPSVLDRIELKPTSIEKETFPKIASEKLLYAMVLPGFWMDIGQPKDYITGLRLYLDSLRRNDPSKLATGSHIVGNVLVHESAKIGEGCLIGPDVAIGPGCVVDSGVRLSRCTVMRGVRIKKHACISSSIIGWHSTVGQWARVENMTILGEDVHVCDEVYSNGGVVLPHKEIKASILKPEIVM